From one Streptosporangiales bacterium genomic stretch:
- a CDS encoding molybdopterin-dependent oxidoreductase: MTIYAPESTLATDNWVGKPAPRKEDGRHLTGKARFLDDLPFAGGAMAVLRSPHPHARIVSVDTSRALADPNVLAVVTGADVRNETTPVASRSITAPVTQYVMAVDKVRWVGEPVAAVAATDVYAARDALDLIDVEYEVLPSVAEIGDALADGAPLLYEDIDSNILVHDELLHGPMEQAFDDAAFVVRETYRVGRFSSTPLEPYALSVSYDPRDEQFDIVANDQQPARSIGNITKALGVHTSDVRLHVPESGGSFGIKLAIWPYALIGCLLAKRVDRPLKWIQTRTEHLLGGTHTPDVEMDMELPVDADGKILAMRLHSRENDGAFIHTAGIYGLIKFATAVGPYTIGAASIDLMSVVTNRGPVVQNRGVGKPAMTFALERSVDRAARQLGIDPAEFRLRNLVPAEAMPYTTPAGEIYESGDYPATLRKALKLGRYEEFRARQVDARAEGRLLGIGLSAGIEPGTSNIGYYSLLKGTTEYNGSAEGAVVGIEVDGRVTVRTGSVDTGQGHETTICQVVADMLGVGLDDVHFDTTFDSSCSPYTGASGAYANRFNDVEVGAVITATKRVRVKLLELAAYLMEAEQGQLVLGGGAVSAADGKAQMSLADLAKIAYNKVVLLPPDMDPGLRVLAYYRNPMAKPPEREDFNVQLTHSNSVHVVVVEVDPGTGMLDFLKYAIVHDCGRQLNPTVVEGMAIGSTVHGIGAALLEEFQYDEAGNPLATTFQTYLKPVAQTVPRIELGHLESPCPYTILGTKATGEGGAITSLAAIGNAVEDALLPHGVQVNSLPITPEKILRGIRHGTAI, from the coding sequence ATGACCATCTACGCACCCGAGAGCACGCTCGCCACCGACAACTGGGTGGGCAAACCGGCGCCGCGCAAGGAGGACGGGCGGCACCTCACCGGCAAAGCGCGGTTCCTGGACGACCTGCCGTTCGCCGGCGGCGCGATGGCCGTACTGCGCAGCCCGCACCCGCACGCGCGCATCGTCTCCGTCGACACGTCGCGGGCGCTCGCCGACCCGAACGTCCTCGCGGTGGTGACTGGTGCGGACGTCCGCAACGAGACCACACCGGTGGCGTCGCGGTCGATCACCGCGCCGGTGACGCAGTATGTGATGGCCGTAGACAAGGTGCGCTGGGTGGGCGAGCCGGTCGCCGCCGTCGCCGCGACCGACGTGTACGCGGCACGCGACGCGCTCGACCTGATCGACGTCGAGTACGAGGTGCTGCCCTCGGTCGCCGAGATCGGCGACGCCCTCGCCGACGGTGCGCCGCTGCTATACGAGGACATCGACAGCAACATCCTCGTGCACGACGAGCTCCTGCACGGCCCCATGGAGCAGGCGTTCGACGACGCGGCGTTCGTCGTGCGGGAGACCTACCGGGTGGGCAGGTTCAGCTCGACGCCGTTGGAGCCGTACGCGCTCTCGGTGTCGTACGACCCGCGCGACGAGCAGTTCGACATCGTGGCGAACGACCAGCAGCCGGCCCGGTCGATCGGCAACATCACGAAGGCGCTCGGCGTGCACACGTCGGACGTACGGCTGCACGTGCCGGAGAGCGGCGGCTCGTTCGGCATCAAGCTTGCGATCTGGCCGTACGCGCTCATCGGCTGCCTGTTGGCCAAGCGGGTCGACCGACCGCTGAAGTGGATCCAGACCCGCACCGAGCACCTGCTCGGCGGCACCCACACGCCCGACGTCGAGATGGACATGGAGCTGCCGGTCGACGCCGATGGCAAGATCCTCGCCATGCGCCTGCACAGCAGGGAGAACGACGGCGCGTTCATCCACACGGCCGGCATCTACGGGCTGATCAAGTTCGCTACGGCCGTCGGGCCGTACACCATCGGCGCGGCGAGCATCGACCTGATGAGCGTGGTGACCAACCGCGGGCCCGTGGTGCAGAACCGCGGGGTGGGCAAGCCCGCCATGACGTTCGCGCTCGAGCGCTCCGTGGACCGCGCGGCCCGGCAGCTGGGCATCGACCCGGCGGAGTTCCGGCTGCGCAACCTGGTGCCCGCGGAGGCGATGCCGTACACCACGCCGGCGGGGGAGATCTACGAGAGCGGCGACTACCCGGCGACGCTGCGCAAGGCGCTGAAGCTCGGCCGGTACGAGGAGTTCCGTGCGCGGCAGGTGGACGCGCGCGCCGAGGGCAGGTTGCTCGGCATCGGGCTCAGCGCGGGGATCGAGCCAGGCACGTCGAACATCGGCTACTACTCGCTGCTCAAGGGCACCACCGAGTACAACGGCAGCGCGGAGGGCGCAGTCGTCGGCATCGAGGTGGACGGCAGGGTCACCGTTCGCACCGGCTCGGTCGACACCGGCCAGGGCCACGAGACCACCATCTGCCAGGTGGTCGCGGACATGCTCGGCGTCGGCCTGGACGACGTGCACTTCGACACCACGTTCGACTCGTCGTGCTCGCCGTACACCGGCGCGTCCGGCGCGTACGCGAACCGGTTCAACGACGTGGAGGTCGGCGCGGTCATCACCGCGACCAAGCGGGTGCGGGTGAAGCTGCTCGAGCTCGCCGCGTACCTGATGGAGGCCGAGCAGGGCCAGCTGGTGCTCGGCGGCGGCGCGGTGAGCGCCGCGGACGGCAAGGCGCAGATGTCGCTCGCCGACCTGGCCAAGATCGCGTACAACAAGGTGGTGCTGCTGCCGCCGGACATGGACCCCGGCCTGCGGGTGCTCGCGTACTACCGCAACCCGATGGCGAAGCCGCCGGAGCGCGAGGACTTCAATGTGCAGCTGACGCACTCGAACTCGGTACATGTGGTGGTGGTGGAGGTCGACCCGGGCACGGGCATGCTCGACTTCCTGAAGTACGCGATCGTGCACGACTGTGGCCGGCAGCTCAACCCCACTGTGGTGGAGGGCATGGCGATCGGCTCCACCGTGCACGGCATCGGCGCCGCGCTGCTCGAGGAGTTCCAGTACGACGAGGCTGGCAACCCGCTTGCGACCACGTTCCAGACGTACCTGAAGCCGGTCGCCCAGACGGTGCCGCGGATCGAGCTCGGCCACCTGGAGTCGCCGTGCCCGTACACCATCCTCGGCACGAAGGCCACCGGCGAGGGTGGCGCGATCACGTCGCTCGCAGCGATCGGCAACGCGGTCGAGGATGCCCTGCTGCCGCACGGCGTGCAGGTGAACTCGCTGCCGATCACACCGGAGAAGATCTTGCGCGGGATCCGCCATGGCACTGCCATCTGA
- a CDS encoding amidohydrolase family protein produces MALPSDGCIDAHAHLVPAKLVEATERAAGNLPNVTVSRPEGGGVAISFPSTQAVRPIPPAVLDRERSHAWMDAHGIAAQVVGVWADLFAYDLPPREAAYWTRMVNELLVEETHASGRMAPLAILPLQDTTLALQELDRALDLGYPGVTIGCSAGADELDHDRLDEVWAALADRRVPVVMHPGFRTSDVRATAYGLPNTLGRAYDTDVAVARLLYSGRLAKHPGVRLVLMHGGGAVPYLWGRMQRNHALGDGPADPADGLACLYFDSVVYREQALSYLVDFAGADRVLLGSDYPFPIMDPEPLRVVRELVPPDDVRARICADNARALFVR; encoded by the coding sequence ATGGCACTGCCATCTGACGGCTGCATCGACGCGCACGCGCACCTCGTACCGGCGAAGCTGGTCGAGGCGACCGAGCGTGCCGCGGGCAACCTGCCGAACGTGACCGTGAGCCGCCCCGAGGGCGGCGGCGTCGCGATCTCGTTCCCCAGCACCCAGGCGGTGCGGCCGATCCCGCCCGCCGTGCTCGACCGGGAGCGCTCGCACGCGTGGATGGACGCCCACGGCATCGCGGCGCAGGTGGTGGGTGTCTGGGCCGACCTGTTCGCGTACGACCTGCCGCCGCGCGAGGCCGCGTACTGGACCAGGATGGTCAACGAGCTGCTGGTCGAGGAGACGCATGCGTCCGGCAGGATGGCACCGCTGGCCATCCTGCCGCTGCAGGACACCACGCTTGCGTTGCAGGAGCTCGACCGCGCCCTGGACCTCGGCTATCCCGGGGTCACCATCGGGTGTTCGGCGGGTGCCGACGAGCTCGACCACGACCGGCTGGACGAGGTGTGGGCGGCACTCGCGGACCGCCGGGTGCCTGTGGTCATGCACCCAGGCTTCCGCACCAGCGACGTTCGTGCAACGGCGTACGGGCTGCCGAACACCCTTGGCCGTGCGTACGACACCGACGTCGCCGTCGCGCGGCTGCTTTACTCCGGCCGGCTCGCGAAGCACCCCGGAGTACGTCTCGTGCTGATGCACGGGGGAGGGGCGGTGCCGTACCTCTGGGGCCGGATGCAGCGCAACCACGCGCTCGGCGACGGGCCGGCCGATCCCGCCGATGGTTTGGCATGCCTGTACTTCGACAGCGTCGTCTACCGCGAGCAGGCGCTGTCGTACCTGGTCGACTTCGCCGGCGCCGACCGCGTGCTGCTCGGCTCCGACTACCCGTTCCCCATCATGGACCCTGAACCGTTGCGGGTGGTGCGCGAGCTGGTACCACCGGACGACGTGCGCGCCCGAATCTGCGCGGACAACGCCCGTGCCCTGTTCGTCCGCTGA
- a CDS encoding homogentisate 1,2-dioxygenase, which produces MANDPIPTREVITAGDTRVELDRPGVRMTAAEVLGGAERLVYFDTADDKLQPANYDKPDGAPLRVLTSAAAKVDVSKRSVHDMGFWHRNVDHSEVIICVKGALRWETELGVHELTAGQVLCIPRGVAHRSALCDKSEEENILVELKVHDDMTPVGPIGD; this is translated from the coding sequence ATGGCGAATGATCCGATCCCCACCCGCGAGGTCATCACGGCCGGTGACACGCGCGTCGAGCTGGACCGTCCAGGCGTGCGGATGACGGCGGCCGAGGTGCTCGGCGGCGCGGAACGGTTGGTGTACTTCGACACCGCGGACGACAAGCTCCAGCCGGCCAACTACGACAAGCCCGACGGTGCGCCGCTGCGGGTGCTCACGTCCGCCGCGGCGAAGGTCGACGTCTCCAAGCGCAGCGTGCACGACATGGGGTTCTGGCACCGCAACGTCGACCACTCCGAGGTCATCATCTGCGTCAAGGGCGCGCTGCGGTGGGAGACCGAGCTCGGCGTGCACGAGCTGACGGCCGGCCAGGTGCTGTGCATCCCGCGCGGTGTCGCGCACCGGTCGGCGCTGTGCGACAAGTCCGAGGAGGAGAACATCCTCGTCGAGCTGAAGGTGCACGACGACATGACACCCGTCGGCCCGATCGGAGACTGA
- a CDS encoding amidohydrolase family protein has translation MTAEPQVVDVVVEHIDWLVTVDEERRVIRDAAVAIADGRFAAVGKTDEIAAAYTGSTVVDGRRRVGTPGLIDAHLHSSFQLSRGLADEANAREFLIQRMYPYEAALTPDDVELSARLAAREMLLHGTTCFVDPGNNHPERSLAGVVPTGIRVVVARSAFDLGDSAFGSVPDSMVSTPDSAAREAADLVDKYHDTEGGRVRASVSFRGFNNSSDELIRALGAVADDKNVLLQTHACFNYSTHDASVAKFGRPEIERMAELELLGPRTLLVHGGWLEPHEVALLAEHYASIVAAPSSSLHNGYGNIRMGVIPELLALDVNVGLGSDHACSGPVDLVREMFLVACGHKEVRLNPRVLPPEQAVEMATVNGALAVDAADDLGAVAVGKQADLVLFDVDDPSWQPLYNPVSNLVYSATGRTARDVFVAGERVVEGGRLARVDEERLLADVTAGAAALYDRLDGDSLVRGRWPVS, from the coding sequence GTGACTGCCGAACCGCAGGTGGTCGACGTCGTCGTCGAGCACATCGACTGGTTGGTCACCGTCGACGAGGAGCGGCGGGTGATCAGGGACGCTGCCGTGGCGATCGCCGATGGTCGGTTCGCCGCCGTCGGCAAGACCGACGAGATCGCCGCGGCCTACACCGGCAGCACGGTCGTCGACGGCCGGCGGCGGGTCGGCACGCCGGGCCTCATCGACGCGCACCTGCACTCGTCCTTCCAGCTGTCGCGCGGGCTCGCGGACGAGGCGAATGCGCGGGAGTTCCTCATCCAGCGGATGTACCCGTACGAGGCGGCGCTCACGCCGGACGACGTCGAGCTCAGTGCCCGGCTGGCCGCCAGGGAGATGCTGCTGCACGGCACCACGTGCTTCGTCGACCCGGGCAACAACCACCCGGAGCGCAGCCTCGCCGGCGTGGTGCCCACGGGGATCCGGGTGGTCGTCGCGCGCAGTGCGTTCGACCTCGGCGACTCCGCGTTCGGCAGTGTGCCCGACTCGATGGTGTCGACACCGGACTCCGCCGCGCGGGAGGCCGCCGATCTGGTGGACAAGTACCACGACACCGAAGGCGGCCGGGTGCGCGCCTCGGTGTCGTTCCGGGGGTTCAACAACTCCAGCGACGAGCTGATCCGCGCGCTCGGTGCGGTGGCGGACGACAAGAACGTGCTGCTGCAGACGCACGCCTGCTTCAACTACTCGACGCACGACGCGTCGGTGGCGAAGTTCGGCCGGCCGGAGATCGAGCGGATGGCCGAGCTGGAGCTGCTCGGGCCGCGTACCCTGCTCGTCCACGGCGGCTGGCTCGAACCGCACGAGGTCGCGCTCCTGGCGGAGCACTACGCGAGCATCGTGGCGGCGCCGAGCTCGTCCCTGCACAACGGGTACGGCAACATCCGGATGGGCGTGATCCCCGAGCTGCTCGCGCTCGACGTGAACGTGGGGCTCGGCAGTGACCACGCCTGCTCCGGCCCGGTCGACCTGGTGCGGGAGATGTTCCTCGTTGCCTGCGGCCACAAGGAGGTGCGGCTGAACCCGCGCGTGCTGCCGCCCGAGCAGGCGGTGGAGATGGCCACGGTGAACGGGGCGCTGGCCGTCGACGCGGCCGACGATCTCGGGGCCGTCGCAGTGGGCAAGCAGGCCGACCTGGTGCTGTTCGACGTCGACGACCCGAGCTGGCAGCCGCTCTACAACCCGGTGTCGAACCTGGTGTACTCCGCGACCGGCCGCACCGCGCGCGACGTGTTCGTCGCCGGCGAGCGGGTCGTCGAAGGCGGCCGGCTCGCGAGGGTCGACGAGGAGCGGCTGCTCGCCGACGTCACCGCGGGCGCAGCCGCCCTCTACGACCGGCTGGACGGCGACTCCCTCGTCCGCGGCCGCTGGCCGGTCAGCTAG
- a CDS encoding flavin reductase — protein sequence MSKFATGVAVVTSIADGNADGMTVNSLTSVSLDPPLLLVSLTEDARTTSTMRTAGRFAVSVVSSRQEEIARRFAKSGVDHFAGLPLEYGYHDVPVIPAALAHLECVTEQEVAAGDHVLFLGRIVSTCARDGKPLTFYAGSFGELSVGDHGPIDWFF from the coding sequence ATGAGCAAGTTCGCCACCGGGGTCGCCGTCGTCACCAGCATCGCCGACGGCAACGCCGACGGCATGACGGTCAACTCGCTCACCTCGGTGTCGCTCGACCCGCCGCTGCTGTTGGTCTCCCTCACCGAGGACGCCCGCACGACGAGCACCATGCGCACCGCCGGCAGGTTCGCGGTGTCGGTCGTGTCGTCGCGTCAGGAGGAGATCGCCAGGCGGTTCGCCAAGAGCGGCGTCGACCACTTCGCCGGCCTACCGCTGGAGTACGGCTACCACGACGTGCCGGTGATCCCCGCCGCACTCGCCCACCTCGAGTGCGTCACCGAGCAGGAGGTGGCGGCCGGCGACCACGTGCTGTTCCTCGGCCGCATCGTCAGCACCTGTGCGCGCGACGGCAAGCCGCTGACCTTCTACGCCGGCAGCTTCGGCGAGCTCTCCGTCGGCGACCACGGCCCCATCGACTGGTTCTTCTAG
- a CDS encoding cupin, which translates to MAKPEYEFFDVGTVGFTRCAGEAEGLTERILASDPQTGVATRMLKLEPGCDTSKNGVQEHDFWEEVYILEGSMSDLRLGQTFPAGSYACRPPGMPHGPWTSEDGCLTFEVRYPA; encoded by the coding sequence ATGGCGAAGCCGGAGTACGAGTTCTTCGACGTCGGCACGGTCGGGTTCACCCGCTGCGCCGGGGAGGCGGAGGGGCTCACCGAGCGCATCCTCGCGAGCGACCCGCAGACCGGGGTCGCGACCCGGATGCTGAAGCTCGAACCGGGGTGCGACACCAGCAAGAACGGCGTGCAGGAGCACGACTTCTGGGAAGAGGTGTACATCCTCGAGGGGTCGATGAGCGATCTCCGACTGGGTCAGACCTTCCCCGCGGGCAGCTACGCGTGCCGGCCGCCCGGCATGCCGCACGGGCCGTGGACGAGCGAGGACGGCTGCCTGACGTTCGAGGTCCGTTACCCAGCGTGA
- a CDS encoding 4-hydroxyphenylacetate 3-hydroxylase, with translation MRTGAEYLAALDDDREIYVDGERVGRVADHPAFAPIAGTMAELYDIAADPANGMLYESPETGGQANLVYSIPRTHDDLVARRKAIETWSQHTHGWVGRSPDHVAAFLAGFAAHPEAFRGDEHDLSANVTAYYKRAVEESLYVSYAIIPPQVSRATTAHAWEGDLIQVGVKEERDDGIVVSGSQMLATGGAIADEIFVSCIKPLTPEDRDFALGFALPVASPGLKLYCRRPYAPASTSAFDYPLSTRYDETDALVVFDDVFVPWEQVFVCRDVDGVRRQFFDTGAHVLGNWQAQIRFAVKLQFLAGLARKAAQTTGVDRIPGVQEKLGELASVASLVESAVLAAEYQATPDDAGMWRPRPRSLYGAMGLQAELYPRVLAIVRELVGGGVLQVPSSVAEMRNPATRADMDRYVQSPGVPAEERVKLFKLVWDAVGSEFGSRHHQYEMFYAGAPFVAKGYAYRNYGFEEPLAAVEKFLASYGSED, from the coding sequence ATGCGCACCGGAGCTGAGTACCTCGCCGCGCTCGACGACGACAGGGAGATCTACGTCGACGGCGAGCGGGTGGGCCGGGTGGCCGATCACCCTGCCTTTGCCCCCATCGCGGGCACCATGGCGGAGCTCTACGACATCGCCGCCGACCCGGCGAACGGGATGCTGTACGAGTCGCCGGAGACCGGTGGACAGGCCAACCTGGTCTACTCCATCCCGCGCACCCACGACGACCTCGTCGCGCGGCGCAAGGCGATCGAGACCTGGTCGCAGCACACGCACGGGTGGGTCGGCCGCAGCCCGGACCACGTCGCGGCGTTCCTCGCCGGGTTCGCGGCACACCCGGAGGCGTTCCGTGGTGACGAGCACGACCTCAGCGCCAACGTCACCGCGTACTACAAGCGGGCGGTCGAGGAGAGCCTCTACGTCTCGTACGCCATCATCCCGCCGCAGGTCTCCCGCGCAACCACGGCACACGCCTGGGAGGGCGACCTGATCCAGGTGGGCGTCAAGGAGGAGCGCGACGACGGCATCGTCGTGAGCGGCTCGCAGATGCTCGCCACCGGCGGCGCGATCGCCGACGAGATCTTCGTGTCCTGCATCAAGCCGCTCACGCCTGAGGACCGCGACTTCGCGCTCGGTTTCGCGCTGCCGGTCGCGTCGCCGGGGCTCAAGCTGTACTGCCGGCGGCCGTACGCACCTGCGTCGACGAGCGCGTTCGACTACCCGCTCAGCACCCGGTACGACGAGACCGACGCCCTGGTCGTCTTCGACGACGTGTTCGTGCCGTGGGAGCAGGTCTTCGTCTGCCGCGACGTGGACGGCGTGCGCCGGCAGTTCTTCGACACCGGCGCGCACGTGCTCGGCAACTGGCAGGCGCAGATCAGGTTCGCGGTCAAGCTGCAGTTCCTCGCCGGGCTGGCCCGCAAGGCGGCGCAGACCACGGGCGTCGACCGTATCCCCGGCGTGCAGGAGAAGCTGGGTGAGCTGGCCAGCGTCGCGTCGCTGGTCGAGTCCGCGGTGCTCGCCGCCGAGTACCAGGCCACCCCGGACGACGCCGGGATGTGGCGACCGCGGCCGCGTTCGCTCTACGGCGCCATGGGGCTGCAGGCCGAGCTGTACCCGCGGGTGCTCGCCATCGTGCGGGAGCTCGTCGGCGGCGGCGTGCTCCAGGTGCCGTCGAGCGTCGCGGAGATGCGCAACCCCGCGACCCGCGCCGACATGGACCGCTACGTGCAGTCCCCCGGCGTGCCCGCGGAGGAGCGGGTCAAGCTGTTCAAGCTGGTCTGGGACGCCGTCGGCAGCGAGTTCGGCAGCAGACACCACCAGTACGAGATGTTCTATGCGGGCGCCCCGTTCGTCGCGAAGGGATACGCCTACCGGAACTACGGGTTCGAGGAGCCACTGGCCGCGGTGGAGAAGTTCCTCGCCTCGTACGGCAGCGAAGACTAG
- a CDS encoding DUF2848 domain-containing protein → MSDAGTQLTLTVVDGSEVLTFVPQRLVVAGYTARDETAAHAHIAELAEIGVPPPPSIPTFYHLDPGLLTTAAAVEAGGANTSGEVEPVLVRHGGRWFIGVGSDHTDRDLERQDIGDSKAACPKPLGKLVARLPADLEDGAFDAAWDQAAARSRVDGADYQTGQLATLRTPSDLLTRLAKELGSDTVWPDDLVVYAGTLPLLDGEFKPGAGWELTLTLQLAEGPTTLSHTYDVTRRRRR, encoded by the coding sequence ATGAGCGATGCGGGAACGCAACTGACCTTGACCGTCGTGGACGGCTCCGAGGTCCTGACCTTCGTGCCGCAGCGGTTGGTCGTCGCCGGCTACACCGCGCGGGACGAGACGGCGGCGCACGCACACATCGCGGAGCTCGCGGAGATCGGGGTGCCTCCGCCACCGTCGATCCCGACGTTCTACCACCTCGACCCCGGCCTGCTCACCACGGCAGCGGCCGTCGAGGCCGGCGGCGCGAACACGTCGGGCGAGGTCGAGCCGGTGCTCGTCCGGCACGGCGGCCGGTGGTTCATCGGCGTGGGCTCCGACCACACCGACCGCGACCTGGAGCGCCAGGACATCGGCGACTCGAAGGCCGCGTGCCCGAAACCGCTCGGCAAGCTCGTCGCGCGGCTGCCTGCTGACCTCGAGGACGGCGCGTTCGACGCGGCGTGGGACCAGGCGGCCGCACGCAGCCGCGTCGACGGGGCGGACTACCAGACCGGCCAGCTGGCGACGTTGCGCACACCGAGCGACCTGCTCACCCGGCTGGCGAAGGAACTCGGGTCGGACACCGTGTGGCCGGACGACCTCGTCGTGTACGCGGGGACCTTGCCGCTGCTCGACGGCGAGTTCAAACCTGGCGCCGGCTGGGAGCTCACGCTCACCCTGCAGCTGGCCGAGGGCCCGACAACGCTCAGCCACACCTATGACGTGACCAGAAGAAGGAGACGCTGA
- a CDS encoding FCD domain-containing protein → MIGVRRGEDRSRNENAQDTTYHWLKTHIATLPRDTGTFLTELEVAAQAGTSRTPVREALLRLEAEGLIQIVPKKGAFVPPISERDVEDVMEARIVVEDWSVRRITTAYTSPTPELNALVTELNELLTQQEEVIDDPVAFIDLDRHFHQTIVHAAGNPVLEDLYLSLRDRQVRMGIRAVSSVADRTRAVLTEHRAIVRAIKSRNTDRATNAVRTHLDNTMAILRHAGTGRPGGGH, encoded by the coding sequence ATGATCGGTGTGCGAAGAGGTGAGGATCGTTCTCGAAATGAGAACGCTCAGGACACGACCTACCACTGGCTGAAAACACACATCGCCACGCTGCCGCGCGATACCGGCACGTTCTTGACGGAGCTCGAAGTGGCAGCGCAAGCGGGCACATCGCGCACACCCGTCCGTGAAGCGCTGCTACGGCTGGAGGCCGAGGGGCTCATCCAGATCGTGCCGAAGAAGGGCGCGTTCGTACCGCCGATCTCGGAGCGTGACGTCGAGGACGTCATGGAGGCACGCATCGTGGTCGAGGACTGGAGCGTCCGCCGCATCACGACGGCCTACACGTCGCCCACCCCGGAACTGAACGCCCTGGTGACCGAGCTCAACGAGCTCCTCACCCAGCAGGAGGAGGTGATCGACGACCCGGTCGCCTTCATCGACCTGGACCGGCACTTCCACCAGACGATCGTGCACGCCGCCGGCAACCCCGTCCTCGAGGACCTCTACCTGTCGCTGCGGGACCGGCAGGTACGGATGGGCATCCGCGCCGTGTCGTCCGTCGCGGACCGCACCCGCGCCGTGCTCACCGAGCACCGGGCGATCGTGCGGGCCATCAAGAGTCGCAACACCGATCGAGCGACGAACGCGGTACGTACCCATCTCGACAACACCATGGCCATCCTGCGCCATGCTGGTACCGGACGACCTGGCGGTGGACACTGA
- a CDS encoding ATP-binding cassette domain-containing protein, producing MSGKTAELLSIQQIRKQYGNGTLAVEDITCDVHKGEFVSIVGPSGAGKTTLLKMICGLLPPTDGRVELHGKQVTSPPPEMILVFQDYQRSLFPWLSVRGNVMFPLKNKKMARAEKQQAVEEAVAAVGLEESIDKYPWQLSGGMQQRVAIARAIAFSPEILLLDEPFASVDALTRMSLEDLTLQLRHKFGITVLLVTHDIDEAVYLSDRIIVLSPPPSTVVREMTVELDRPREQTKTRSDPSFWELRNDLHDMIGKRQTERT from the coding sequence ATGAGCGGGAAAACCGCCGAGTTGCTGTCGATACAGCAGATACGCAAGCAGTACGGGAACGGCACCTTGGCCGTCGAGGACATCACCTGCGACGTGCACAAGGGTGAGTTCGTCTCGATCGTCGGCCCGTCCGGAGCCGGCAAGACGACGCTGCTGAAGATGATCTGTGGCCTGCTGCCACCGACCGATGGTCGCGTGGAGCTGCACGGCAAGCAGGTGACGTCGCCGCCGCCGGAGATGATCCTGGTGTTCCAGGACTACCAGCGGTCGCTCTTCCCCTGGCTGAGCGTGCGCGGCAACGTGATGTTCCCGCTGAAGAACAAGAAGATGGCCAGGGCAGAGAAACAGCAGGCCGTCGAGGAGGCGGTGGCGGCGGTCGGGCTCGAGGAGAGCATCGACAAGTACCCGTGGCAGCTGTCCGGCGGTATGCAGCAGCGGGTAGCGATCGCCCGGGCGATCGCGTTCAGCCCGGAGATCCTGCTGCTCGACGAGCCGTTCGCGTCCGTCGACGCCCTGACCAGGATGAGCCTGGAGGACCTGACCCTCCAGCTGCGGCACAAGTTCGGGATCACCGTCCTGCTGGTCACGCACGACATCGACGAGGCCGTCTATCTCTCCGACCGGATCATCGTGCTGAGCCCGCCACCGTCGACGGTGGTGCGGGAGATGACCGTCGAGCTCGACCGGCCGCGTGAGCAGACGAAGACACGCAGTGACCCGTCGTTCTGGGAGCTACGTAACGACCTACACGACATGATCGGCAAGCGTCAGACCGAGAGGACCTGA
- a CDS encoding ABC transporter permease subunit, with product MLRSPRPTINVRGWTFVVVFTVLLELVVRAGVFSEYFPPPTVIITTLGEQLSTGGLVTQIVATLFAYAEGLALAAGLGVVVGVLMGTFRTFYNALKVTVEFLRPIPSVAIIPLAILLFGLGTYGMRVTVIAYAAFWPILFNTFYGVRSIDPVAVDTARNFGLSSAQILRRVTLPSSIANIATGFRVSAAMAIHLTVTAELVAGDSGIGYYVGRMEEVNRVPEMYAGILLAGIIGYLLNTLFRVVEQKGVYWAPAYGERGA from the coding sequence ATGCTTCGATCGCCGAGACCGACGATCAACGTACGCGGATGGACGTTCGTCGTCGTCTTCACGGTCTTGCTCGAGCTCGTGGTGCGGGCGGGAGTGTTCTCCGAGTACTTCCCGCCGCCCACGGTGATCATCACGACGCTGGGGGAGCAGCTGTCGACAGGCGGCCTGGTCACCCAGATCGTCGCGACGCTCTTCGCCTACGCCGAAGGCCTCGCCCTCGCGGCGGGTCTCGGCGTGGTCGTGGGCGTACTGATGGGCACCTTCAGGACGTTCTACAACGCCCTGAAGGTGACCGTGGAGTTCCTGCGGCCGATCCCCTCGGTGGCGATCATCCCGCTGGCCATCCTGCTGTTCGGGCTCGGCACGTACGGCATGCGCGTGACGGTGATCGCGTACGCCGCGTTCTGGCCGATCCTGTTCAACACCTTCTACGGGGTGCGCTCGATCGACCCGGTCGCCGTGGACACGGCGAGGAACTTCGGGCTGTCGAGCGCGCAGATCCTGCGCCGGGTGACGTTGCCTTCCTCGATCGCGAACATCGCCACCGGGTTCCGGGTGAGCGCGGCGATGGCCATCCACCTCACGGTGACCGCGGAGCTGGTCGCCGGTGACAGCGGGATCGGCTACTACGTCGGCCGGATGGAGGAGGTCAACCGCGTTCCCGAGATGTACGCGGGGATCCTGCTCGCGGGCATCATCGGCTACCTGTTGAACACACTGTTCCGCGTCGTCGAACAGAAGGGCGTCTACTGGGCTCCCGCGTACGGCGAGAGGGGTGCGTGA